The DNA window GTACCCCTGGAAGAGCACGACTAACGGCGGAAGGAGCACCGCCACGGAGGacaccaaaactcaagaaaagagaagaacatctCAAAGGAGACCGCAACCGACTGGGGACGGACCCAAAACCAAGATCCCACCTAAggagtgttggaccaaggctgtaataatatgtgctgtatcaatggtagtacgtacactactctggagtgcctcaacaggagtggctccgataccatgttagagaagtgaaaggatatgttagagaagtaaaagatctgtatttcactatatgttgattgtgtacaacatgcctttatataggcgttagaaaggaaaagtaagaaaaataatgtcaataaagtaaatcaaagatgttgttgatatctttgacaaattcaaagattttgttgatttgtcaaagatatcattgatattttgtagatatctttgacaaattcaaagattttgttcatttgtcaaagatatcaaagattttgttgatatctttgacactCTCCTACAGAACATCTCCCCAAATAGACGGACGAGTCTTGGCTAGAGTCTTCACCGGAGTTAAAGCAGTTGTAGTTCATTTATTACACAAGGAGGTGTGACCAAACCAGATCTAAGCAAGTAAGCATTAGACTAGACAAAAACTCCAACAAGGCTTTGCATTTCAGGTTGAGATAGGGTGGGGCTTCATGATGCCCCGAGGTTGGCGCTCTCCGGTGACAATCTTGGAAGCGGCAACGTAGGTTACTGTGAGAGAGACGAAGGGCGAAGGGCTGGTGAAGACTACaattagagtttagggtttgtttgggtATTGTCTTAGTGGAAAGTCATGGTCCATCCactctgtttcttttcttttgcagaTCTAAGGTAGTTTTTGTGCTTGTTTTGGTTTATCTTATTTCAGGGTTTGTAAGACTGGGAGGAGATGGTGACTAATGCGAGCGGCGGCTTGTTCAgatttgatgaagaagatgaaaatttttgttttttgttttttaattttatttaatcttAGCCATTGATGATATCTAACGATTGAAATTATGGGGTGCAATTTgtaaaatttgacaaaaacataaaatggggtgaactcataattattatatttttaactggAGTTTATTTAGATTAAGGTGTACTCAGTAAATTATAGGGTTACAATGCAACTCAAGTTCATCAATGTTAATATTACAATTTCtatgttactatttttttttctttttgaaaaataaaataatattttacaaCAAATATAAAAGAGTTTTTTAcaaatcaaaactcattctccaaTAATATAGGGtggaatgaatttgagatttcaCCATCctaaactcaaccaaacaatgTAATATCTAATCTCACTCTCATTACCATCTCAAAACATAGACCAAATGCTCCGTAAATGATACACATATAAACTATGAAGTTCTTTTACCTTTCTTTCAAAAGGTAAATCACCCCATCTGTAAAAGTTTTTACCCAGCTTCTGATGGAGCATGAAATAGTGCGCCATTACTGGTCATACCTCGAAGATGTAACTTGTTTTCGTGCAGTTACTGTCCAAATATTTTAAGAGGGACTGAATCCTCGAGCTATCTGTTGTCACAGTCTAGTTTCATGAAATCCTTTACTCCCCGCTCCTAACCAGAAGAaagaaatttaaacaaaaaaaaaaaccaggaaCTTTGAGATGCGACATTATACAGCATTTATAAGTATGCATATCCTCCATAACAAAATGCATATAAATCCCATCATCTTTCATTAAACCAATTAtgatactaaaaatatagcTCTAATTGATCTGCATTCATGTTGTTGAGAGTTGTTTCTCTGCGCATCTAAGATAAGCAGTCTCAATATTTTCACAGAGAAGTCAAAGAATTCGTAATCCTCTCTTTCCGTGTTTATAACTGAGATTTTCTACTGTAGTTTTGTTAGTATACAAGAACGAGTTTGCAACAACTCTAAATGCTAATACATTCAAAAGACAACAGCTTCCCGCTAGAACTTAGTGATGGCAGCAGCCGCTTCTTTCATCTCAAGCAACGCTTCTTCGAAGCATTTCGCCAGAAATTCTGGATCAGGAATGATGTCTTTAGCTACGGAGATTTGCATGTCAGCCCTTCCTACATAGCTCACCAGGTGCATTGCTAGAGCCTGCATTTTCCAAACCAGACCATTCTTGAGTCACTAATACTCAGGAAAATGTTCGtcaactattaaaaaaaaaacaagtgagTTTTAAGAGAGAGACAGTACATGAGGCAGGCTAGAATTATTGGCTCTCAAGAAAGTCATGGGATTCCCTGCAAATGCAATCTCATCTTGTGGACCGACCACATTTGAGATCGCAAACGTAGTGTTACAAAGAATTCTGTAGTTTAACCAACAAGCCATCTGCAACATAAAACACATGAAAATAATACAGAAAGACAGTTACTAAAGAGGAAATCTTGGCAAGCTATTCCAGTTCAGGAATTGCAGTAAATCTTCACCTTTGCTCCAAACAAGGACATCACCAGGTCTCCGATTTTGTACGAGAAGTGAGCCTCAACAGATTGCTTTTTCCTATCAATCATTGATTTAGCTCTCTTCAAATATGATAACGGATCTTCACCACTTTTATGGTAATAAACTGGCAGAAGAATCATGCCGAAGTTGTTACCCCACCGTGTTCCTGAGTTGTTTTTCATCAACTCGGTTACATCCTGATCAATATATAATTAACAATTAACATCCGCTGCCACAAACTGAAATCTCAATGATCTCTCAAGCGAAGTAAGAAAAGATATGGAAGACAGGGTGAATGTAATGAGTACATAACTGACCTGTAGCCCTTGTTGATCTCTCAAATTAACCATGGCTAGACCCGTCAATCGAAGGCCCTCTTGCACAGCTAACATAACAGCAGCCAAATTAAACTCAAATGACATTTATTTATCATTGAAAAGTACAAGAAGGAGCATCTTTATGTAATCTTTACCATTTGGCGACCGATGGTCTAAGTATCTTGATAGCCCCAATGATACCACACCAAAAAGAACATCATTAATGGTCTGCATATTGCGAAACAAATCAATATAATTATATTCTGTCAGAGTATCAGCACCTGCAGGTCATAGATTGCAGAGTTCTCACGGCAAAACAGGGTGATGTTTTCTCATTTAAGTCACTTCAGCAGATTCACAATTAGTTCAGTTCATAAGCTATTCTCGACAAAAGCATGTTTCTTTAATCAATGGTAAGCTAAAAAAGAAACTTGTGGATTGCATTCTTACAGAGATGAACCGATTGATTAACGTAACTAATAAGCCATCAGTGACCTTGTGGGCTGAAGCATAATGGCTCTCTCTTCCCCGTGAATGCAATGTTCCCATTCAGATCTATATCCTAAAAATTAAAACGGAAAATTTGCAAGCTAAAATTGCTAGTTACGGGAaggaaaacagagagaaaattaCTTGATAATCCGGACTCCATTGCTTCATCACCACCACTCTAAAAATTATATCAGACGAAGTTATTACATATGACGCACACAATCACCCTTTCCTTCACAGAATCTAATGAACTTACATATGAAGAATTAAATGTAGGACAAATATCTGGAGCAATGTCAAAGAAGCAATCTTTCATTCAGCTTAAAACAATAAACACGTTGTCAAGGATTTTATAACAATGTCTACGTAAACGTGGAATTAACTAATAATGCAGCCAATAAGCTgttagaagaaacaaaaatggaCTTGTATATTATATAAATCTACCAAATATTGTAGAATTTTGGAAATATTTGAATTCTAGGTCAGAGACCTCTACTTCTATTTGTTGTTGTCTTTCCCGACTCAGCTAAGAAAAAGACGAATCTGAATATAATTACCGCATCAGAAACAGCTTTTTTGACCAACTTCATATCCTCCAACAAGAACTTGGCAGTAGCCAATTTTCTCGGCCACAGCTCCACCCCAGCGCCTCCAGTGACGGCAGTTTTGTTGTCACAAACCCACAAACTTCTCAACACAAAATCTACCATAAACACCAAATTAGACCACACCATCATCAAAATCCCCCACACCACTTCTCCCcaattcctcctcctcctcctcctctcatTCCCACTTTGATTCTGCTTTGATTTCCCAGAAGGTATTCTGGGCAGCGCATCAGGATCATCTACCCTCCTACAACTCGCCAAGAACATCGACATTAACGAGATCCCGTCTCCCAGCGCGTGATGGATTCTCATAATTGAGCACCGCTGGGCTCGCAGTACGTGAATCTCCCACAGTGGTTTCTCCGTACTGAGCGGTGTACTCACAGCCAAACCTGCTAAATACTCGTTCACTGCTGCCTCTGCAGTGGAACCGTGACTGTCGGGGGTAGTGACAGGGGCGTCGAGTACGATGACGTGCCGGTCGATGTCGACCTCGGTTCTTCGCCAGTACTCGCGGCCGCTGCGGTCTCGTACTAAGAGACTACAGAACCTGGGGTGATTAATCATGATTGAGTTCTTGAGAAAGGCTTTGCTGGAGTCAATGTCGATGGGGTATTTCATGCCAATGGCGAGGTGGATTATGGTTTCCATCTCCTGCTGGAGGAAGAGTCTGCCGGCGGGAGTGAGAGGCTCGTCGGATTCAGTTGCCATTGATTGAAGGACTTTTTGCCTAAAATTGCCACAAATGAGCGGAAGACGGTAAAGAGTGTATGTTTTGTTCGTTAGgacagaaaatgacaaaaatcGGATATGTCAAATGTCACGTGACTTCCATGGTTCCTCTTTGTTTCTGGAAGATATTGATCATGAATGTATGTATGTTTGTTATCTTTTGGGTATCTGTTCGACTGTTCTTTTGAGCAAATCAATTTCtctatttctctattttttttggaaagagGTCAAGAACCTCATTTATTTGTGGATGAAAAAATTGAGACATGTCTTGTCAGTATGTCAAGTGTCACAGGAACGTATTGCAACAGCTTTCAGGAAGGGAATATCGTACTAAGAATAAAATCAGGAAGATGACCACTAACCGACACCAAAGTTTGTATATTTACCCCAAGTATAGGGTATCGGTAAGTAATAAACCGATGAGTctggtatcgatccacgagtaAGCAATGTAAATTTGGTGGTGAATGATATgtaaatgactagctaacactaataaacgctatgaatttaaaataaaagcaagtaaatgaaattgACCGAATGACTCAGTAGCATAaacgattttgtaatcaaagtaaatacgaattggatttaaaacaattaattaaaaaccctagtctctaatctgtcccggtggctactcagttctcatactcaaggtatcattgcaaacacacacaaccatacacaatgcattgtgtgatacgatcaatcatgcatatgcaaaaaagattgggatataagacttcaattcatacatgtaggccatcgggtttCTTAATCTActatgaacgcaaagggataaacacctaatattatggattaatgttcccccttggggctcgcttggctaacaccctagtttcacactcaaatatcaattaaccataactctctcatgcacattcctaaattaacccaaaaccccatcattaatacacataattaataactatgcaatggaaaactcgattaattaaggaaatcatacaATGGGTTTAATAagtctcaatcgaacacattagatgcaatccctagactagacaatccaagaatacaatcaaatatgtcattctcatatatccaatcacacaactatcacgaaattaaaatagataaatcgaagctacgattctttgagcataccttgagtaatcgaaacatTGCACCCATCGTTCgagactagaaactagaaatcaaACCTAACCACTCATGATATTGAAGATAAACaaccaattttattgatcaacaCTAGTGTTTATAGCAAAATCAAGAGAGAGCTTCACAAAAACTAGAGAGAATATCCTAACCTAAGAGAGAGAATGGGATGGAGGCTACTCCCCCAAGAGGAGAGATCCCTTCAATAATGGTGTTCTTAGCctggatggcaacgggtcgggtacccttccaattagtgaatatcaaaaccgtttccatttaagttacTCAATACCAAAACTGtttaaaaaccatttaaattttcaaaaccgaaaccgttccataaccgtttaccatcggatACCCGTTTACCgtctaacttttaatatttttacttttctataaatgtataattcaattttttaaaaaaataatatgacttatcatgttgttataGGTTGAATGtaatatctatataattatattatattattttatttaatatgtttgatcatgctaaaatttagcatcctagtaatatacctttatataatttataatgttattactataatttacttttttaattaaacggttcgggtaccctaaacccaacattaaaaaccaaacccgatCATAAAccataacgggtttgaaaatcaaaaccaaaaccgtttccaaaccctataggatcggttttcgggttttaaatggacCGGGTACCCTATGGATAATGCTAGGGtcggttttttttgtcatccctagttCTTAGGGTTAAAACACCCTATTTGAGAATGAAAATACTTAACTATCCTTACAAGATcaatccccattggttacaattaagaaatactcgaaaaacccttcaaaaatcTATGTTGCAGCTGTTGGTTCGCGacaaggtgtccggacggcttctgaaggtgtccgaacacctgggcttcatcaagtcttcgtcataggctctatttcattttttaaaggaAGTGTTCGGACAACCGCATTAGGTGTCCCGACATCTCACAGCaaaaaatgcccaaaaagtgatccaacttgcccgaacatgGTCCGATTaatacaaaaccaaggggaagcatttgtaagtgtaaaactaagctaaaatgcaataaaatacattagaTAAGTGCTAGTACAtcataattaaaggacattgaaACATCAAAATAGAGGTCTAATCAACAACTCTCAAGGAATAATATCTCAAGCTAAGATATCCTTCTCAAGCTAACAAATGTTCAAATGCAAAGGAGATCAGTGATTAAGAGAGATTTGCTCCTATCTACCATGATTCTTCATATACTACCTACCATCAAGTCAGCATACCAACCTAACAACCATGCATGATCTAAGGAAGCACCTAGACTAAACCCACTCAATCCAAAAAAGTAAGACTTCCTAACGACAACCTAGGGAAGATTCAAACTCAAACTAGAAAGGATCATGAATAATCCTCATATCACAACGAATGATCAAGATTTCAATGGACTTGGGATATGAAAATCCCAAAAAATACGACCTACAATACTATAAAAAGAGGATGACCAGACTCATCCCAGGTATGCTCTCACAACCGAGACATTGTACttccactttgattctctgAATACGATTATTGATCCAATATGTTTGACCACGTCCATAAACCCGACCCAAAAATATCCATCCAAACTCAAGTCCATGAGTTGTTGTCAACAATACCCCATATCCCTCCATATGTCTACATCCTCTCCATTGGTCCATGTCAAAGGCGACAGCGGAGGAAATAATTTGGATGGGTGGGGTGAACCCAACTTCCCAAAAGCAAACTCCATCTTCGTCTCCACCTGCGACTCAGCGTACACTCATTACCTCTCCCTAACTCGGTGCGCCTTCCATGGAATCTTTCCATACCAGCTCCCAACCGTTGCCACCCATCACCTCCATATACTCTTCACCACTTAAATTCCACTTACCCCCAAGTGGGTCCTGTCTCTGCCAACTCGTTCCAAGATCGACGCAGCCCCCAAGTCATAACTCGTTGGTCAGCAGCCCAGACAGAGGACGAATTGGCGGCCTGAAGAAGGATCCAAAGAGTGGGTCTTGGAGCTATTTGGGGAAGCCTTGATGGGCTGTGCAGGAAAAGCGGTTTTGACGAGGTACCGATGGGCAATAGAGCAAGAACAAGATCACATATTTGCAAGCACAAAAGCATATCAGAGGATGTGGTAGGGGTAATTTGTGGAATAAAGCAAACCGAGAGGAGAAACGCTTCAAAGGTGAGCGTGTATTTTGGGGGCTGAAATGGCAACGTATATGCTGCCATTTCCTGCCCGTTTAGTAGGAGAGCATGGACAAGCATTTTTCGCTAGCGGCAAATGCTTGTCCACGCTCTACCAAACGCAGTTTGAATAAAATCATCAAGCTTATGGAAATGAAAAGGAATATATTGGCAACTTATGTATTTAAGGGAAACTGGAAGATAGTACCTCATTAACATGATGACAAGAGAATAAAACATGCGTCAATGTTTCTAGAACCACATTACAAATAGAACAGAGGTCAACTGGGCAAATCTTCCATTGGAATAAATTTGAATAAGTTGGAACAATCTCATGGAATGCTCGCCAGACAAAAACCGTTGTAGAAGGCTGAACTTGTAGGGACCAAATCTGAAGCCATCATTTCTTGTTAAAATCCATTGTCGATATACTTGGACATCCCCTGCTACACAATTTCATAGCCTAGTGATATCTGCCATAGTTACCAGGAACGATTAATCCCCCTCGTACCCCGAATTGGGACGAACGTCCCTGAACGGGGTACACTAGCGATCTAGGAAGCTCAGGAACGTGACTTGGGACACCCAAAGTATTGTCCCAAAATTTTACCATGAAAAGACCCAAAAATTGATTGAGATGTTAGAACAGAGAAGAGTAGAAGACAACGTACAGATTGACAGAGTTGGAGAGAAGAGGAAGGTGTGGGAGAGGAGTACTCAAACTAAAGAGAATGCATGAGAGAGAAACAGTTACTTCACGATAGAATTAGAGAAGGCGTGGCAGAGAAGAGTGCCCAAACCAGAGAGGAGTCTTTATGGTGTTGGGACTTGGAAAGAAGaatatctaaaccctaaatttataGTAAGACCTAAAAATAACAAAGCCCATTAAAATTTATTACtcattcttcaaaaataatagAGAAGCAtagaaattgttttttttccccttgtactttagattgtaaaatatgttatatttaattttatatttcattcaacATCTAGAAGTGACCCCGACAACTCTTCAAATCGTACCACGTTCCCAACTAGTGTACCAATTAAGTCTACCACAAACGTATcacaaattaatcaagtgaCATACCCCGTTTCCGTACCACAACCCGGAGTGTATCAAGTTCTTGGTAACTACGATACCCACTACGCACGGTATAATGACCATTAGAAGAATCATTCCAAATATTTGTGTCAATATCTCGCAATGAACTAACTTCCATTTGTAAGATCATATAGGCATCCTCCTTTGGAAACATCTCCCCAATAAATCGTTAATTCCACCAATTTGTAGCCTGGTCTATGAGATCACTGAGAGGCCTTACAGTTCAATGGTCGTCCCAAATATTGATGATAAACCTTCAATCACCCAGACGCCAAAGAGTACTATTACACATGTATCTTTCCGGAGAGATGCTCTTCCGGATAAAAGAGGAATTCAACAGCCTATCAGTCTCCATGAACGAGCACAagcaaaaatatttaaatactcTTTCCGGGGTCtgtttggtgcacaattttgtcagtaacatatattgtaacatATATTGCAGATaataatgattgtaataaatggTAACAGAAATGATTACTAAAATGTTGTTAGGTGTTTTGTTACACTTTTGCTGGAACAATATAAAGTCTTAATATTGTTGTATAAATTACATGAAGGGACATAACTTTTTAAAgctatataataataataaataaatcataaaataaattataacacTACATaactcattaaaaaaataataacttttttccataaaaaattttttaaaaaattgtaaaaatacaataattcaTATACATTGAGTACTACATGGCAGAGTGTGTAATTATATGGATCCATTCAGGGCATTTACATTAGCAATGAATGAAATTGtttccaaattgtacaaaacatcaCAATTCCAAAAGAAACAATATATGGTGTTCAAATTGCATTGAAATTTGGACCCCAAAAATGTTGTTTGTTTGGTCAATATAATAAATGATTGAAATGCAATATATTGTGCCTCATAATGGTTCACCTAACGCAGCCTACATAGATCCATGTGCATGCAAATACATCATTCAATATTCGTGGCTAGAATTGTAATGTAAAAGGGAAGAagaatttcttttaaaaaaataaaataaaagtagggacttggaagaaaaaaaatagccaaatgggaaggaaaaagaatattttagaaaaaagaaaaggaaaaaaaaaagttatcttaTTTTAAAACGCTGCGTTTTCAAAATGAAGGTAAGATGTGTAATTATGTGCAACCTCGAGGGTAGTTTCACTACAACGAAAACCCTAAAGTCCCTGTAAACACCACCCGCGtatatatttgatatttctCTGTAAGTCTTCAGTCTCTCCGTCACCACCAGTCTCCTGCATTAGGGTTTACTCCGCAGCTGAGTCGATACGCACAGCAAGAGAGGGAATACAGCTATGGCAGCCCCCGCAGAATCGGTGCAATGTTTTGGAAGGAAGAAGACGGCGGTGGCGGTCACCCACTGCAAGCGTGGAAGGGGCTTGATCAAGATTAACGGCTCCCCTATCGAGCTGGTTGAGCCCGAGGTCCTCCGCTTCAAGGCCTATGAGCCCATCCTCCTCCTCGGGCGCCACCGCTTCGCAGGTGTCGACATGCGCATCCGTGTAAACGGTGGAGGGCAAACGTCCCAGATCTACGCCATTCGTCAGAGCATTGCCAGGGCACTGGTCGCCTACTATCAGAAGTACGTAGACGAGCAGAGCAAGAAGGAGATAAGGGACATCCTTTACAGGTATGACAGAACCCTGCTGGCCTCGGACCCCAGGCGCTGTGAGCCCAAGAAGTTTGGTGGGCGTGGTGCTCGTGCAAGGTTCCAGAAGAGTTACCGTTGAAGAGGAATCTTCATGTTTGTGCTTATGTTGTGGCTCACTTGAGGTTCTGGGTTTTGCATTGGTAATTGAGACTTACAATGTTATGTTATTTTGGTGGTTTAATTAGTCTTTTTGATCTAGTAATCTGATTTTGTTTTTCGGAGACAATAGAGGTATGTTATTGGTTTAAAGTTAATATTACGAGTGCATGATTTTACATTTTGGTTTTCTGCTGAATTTCTTTGAAGGTTTTATTGGGGTTTTGGGTCTTTGAGGACATTCGTTTGCTTTAATTGAAGTGGAAAGTTATGGAGAATTCTTTACTTTGATGATTGCGGATATGATCATTGAATTCGACCACATGGACTAGGATTAGGATTGTTCACTGCACGAACTGTAAGCACCTCCCTGACTGAAATTAGTTCCCTTGTGACAATCCAAGCTTAGCGTATATGGTATCATTTGGGATCTCTGAGCAGCCctctttccatgtttttgtctTTGATGGTTTCCACCGCATATAACTGGTACAGTTGTAACTTTTTGTAGAGTTTTGCTACTGAATAAGAAATTTTTgcgttaattttattttcaattttcaattgattGGTAATTGAACTGACTTGAAATTGAGTTTTGTTGCTTGTAAGGTTCACTTGTTAAAATACCATGATCTGGAGAATGATCTCTGTGTATTTACAGAAATACTAGTTACATCTACTAAACATTTGCTATTTCTTGATTAGTTTTACCTGTCCAGGTGTTTGGTTTTGATAAGTCAGTTGTGTAATGTGTTCAGTGATGGAATTTTTATTAGTCTATGACAAGCGCGACTATGTGTTTTACGTTGTCATATACTGTTCTTTTCTGTTGTTCACAGAAATTATGGTGCAACAGGGGGGAACTTTTAATATTCTTTCAGAGATCTAGATCATTTTGCGTCATCTGGTAATTTGTTAGTTTTGTTAGTGCCAAGTTTGATTTTCTCAGTGGCTTTGTTGTGGAAA is part of the Tripterygium wilfordii isolate XIE 37 chromosome 7, ASM1340144v1, whole genome shotgun sequence genome and encodes:
- the LOC120002748 gene encoding O-acyltransferase WSD1-like codes for the protein MATESDEPLTPAGRLFLQQEMETIIHLAIGMKYPIDIDSSKAFLKNSIMINHPRFCSLLVRDRSGREYWRRTEVDIDRHVIVLDAPVTTPDSHGSTAEAAVNEYLAGLAVSTPLSTEKPLWEIHVLRAQRCSIMRIHHALGDGISLMSMFLASCRRVDDPDALPRIPSGKSKQNQSGNERRRRRRNWGEVVWGILMMVWSNLVFMVDFVLRSLWVCDNKTAVTGGAGVELWPRKLATAKFLLEDMKLVKKAVSDATINDVLFGVVSLGLSRYLDHRSPNAVQEGLRLTGLAMVNLRDQQGLQDVTELMKNNSGTRWGNNFGMILLPVYYHKSGEDPLSYLKRAKSMIDRKKQSVEAHFSYKIGDLVMSLFGAKMACWLNYRILCNTTFAISNVVGPQDEIAFAGNPMTFLRANNSSLPHALAMHLVSYVGRADMQISVAKDIIPDPEFLAKCFEEALLEMKEAAAAITKF
- the LOC120001526 gene encoding 40S ribosomal protein S16, yielding MAAPAESVQCFGRKKTAVAVTHCKRGRGLIKINGSPIELVEPEVLRFKAYEPILLLGRHRFAGVDMRIRVNGGGQTSQIYAIRQSIARALVAYYQKYVDEQSKKEIRDILYRYDRTLLASDPRRCEPKKFGGRGARARFQKSYR